A single window of Desulfovibrio sp. G11 DNA harbors:
- a CDS encoding single-stranded DNA-binding protein yields the protein MLNKVMIIGRLGRDPELRYTQSGSPVASLNIATDESYTDRDGNKVDRTEWHRVSVFQRQAENCANYLTKGSLVYVEGSLQTRKWQDQQGQDRYTTEIKAQRVQFLDRKGDAPRGEGSGGRGYEDDYGAAAPRGNAPRGGQGAPRQQSQGNRRPADDDLGPAFPSEASNMDEVPF from the coding sequence ATGCTTAATAAAGTCATGATCATCGGCCGCCTGGGGCGCGACCCCGAATTGCGCTACACCCAGAGCGGCTCGCCTGTGGCTAGCCTCAATATAGCCACCGACGAATCCTATACCGACCGCGACGGCAACAAGGTGGACCGCACCGAATGGCATCGCGTATCCGTTTTTCAGCGCCAGGCCGAAAACTGTGCCAACTACCTGACCAAAGGCAGCCTTGTGTACGTGGAAGGTAGCCTGCAGACTCGCAAATGGCAGGATCAGCAGGGGCAGGACCGCTATACCACAGAAATCAAGGCCCAGCGCGTGCAGTTTCTTGACCGCAAAGGCGATGCCCCGCGCGGTGAAGGCAGCGGCGGACGCGGCTATGAGGACGATTACGGCGCTGCTGCGCCCCGCGGCAATGCCCCCCGTGGCGGCCAGGGTGCTCCGCGCCAGCAGAGCCAGGGCAACCGCAGACCTGCGGATGACGACCTTGGCCCGGCCTTTCCTTCTGAGGCCTCCAATATGGATGAAGTCCCCTTCTAG
- a CDS encoding purine-nucleoside phosphorylase encodes MQNPQEVQSAAAALRKALEAAPCSFSQVMGMRKITGATAEDNSVPVGLVLGTGLSGLADRLAERVAVPYADLPGFPVSSVDSHVGAFVWGRFPSSCGEDDVPGRPVLIQQGRCHLYEGRSPAEVCMGVRVMAAMGVKTLVITNAAGALNPHFDAGSIMCMSDFINHTGYSPLLGCNCEQWGPRFPDMSAPFDADLRTLAMETSARLGLRLERGVYIGVRGPEMETPAETRMYRQWGADAVGMSTVLEVIAARHLGMRVLGLSCISNKNLPDCMTPAPLEEIILVAAQAGKNLGRLIRAMMTKL; translated from the coding sequence ATGCAAAATCCGCAAGAAGTCCAGTCGGCCGCGGCGGCTCTGCGCAAGGCTCTGGAGGCTGCGCCATGCAGCTTTTCACAGGTTATGGGCATGCGAAAAATCACCGGCGCTACGGCAGAAGACAACAGTGTTCCCGTTGGTCTTGTGCTGGGTACGGGGCTTTCGGGTCTGGCGGACCGGCTGGCGGAGCGGGTAGCCGTGCCTTATGCCGATCTGCCGGGTTTTCCCGTATCCAGCGTGGATTCGCATGTGGGAGCCTTTGTGTGGGGGCGTTTTCCCTCATCCTGCGGCGAGGACGATGTACCGGGCCGTCCTGTGCTTATCCAGCAGGGGCGCTGCCACCTTTATGAAGGCCGCAGCCCGGCCGAAGTGTGTATGGGGGTGCGCGTCATGGCGGCCATGGGCGTCAAGACGCTGGTGATCACCAACGCGGCGGGGGCGCTTAATCCCCATTTTGACGCCGGGTCCATCATGTGTATGAGCGATTTTATCAACCATACGGGGTATTCGCCTCTGCTCGGCTGTAACTGCGAGCAATGGGGACCGCGTTTTCCCGACATGAGCGCGCCCTTTGATGCGGACCTGCGCACCCTTGCCATGGAAACTTCCGCCAGGCTGGGCCTGCGGCTGGAACGCGGCGTGTACATTGGCGTGCGCGGCCCTGAAATGGAAACCCCTGCCGAAACGCGCATGTACCGGCAGTGGGGAGCCGATGCTGTGGGCATGAGCACGGTGCTTGAGGTCATTGCGGCGCGCCATCTGGGTATGCGCGTGCTTGGCCTTTCATGTATTTCAAATAAAAACTTGCCGGACTGTATGACCCCGGCGCCTTTGGAAGAAATTATTCTTGTGGCTGCCCAGGCGGGTAAAAATCTGGGCCGCCTCATACGGGCAATGATGACAAAACTTTAA
- the sat gene encoding sulfate adenylyltransferase — protein MSKLVAPHGGKGLVCCLLEGKALEDEKKKAAGLKQIEISSRAKGDLIMMGIGGFSPLNGFMNKADWKSVCEKMTLTDGTFWPVPVTLDVSAAEAKSIKAGEEVALVRKGEVMATMKVEEIYEMTEADKKMECELVFKGEGPDSEKFWEVAPEDHPGVKMVLAQKEYNIAGPVKVLSQGEFPEKFPGVYMTPAQLRAKMDERGWQKVAALQLRNPMHRSHEYLAKIGVEVCDGVVIHSLVGSLKPGDIPAEVRVKCIDTLVDKYFVKDFVIQAGYPLDMRYAGPREALLHATFRQNYGINNLLVGRDHAGVGDFYGMFEAQEIFRKMPTPADSGKRLLCEPLNIDWTFYCKKCDGMASMRTCPHGKEDRVILSGTKLRKMLSEGADVPDHFGRDEVLAILREYYSGLTEKVEVKMQRAASGSTM, from the coding sequence ATGTCCAAGTTGGTAGCTCCTCACGGCGGTAAGGGTCTGGTCTGTTGCCTGCTTGAAGGCAAGGCCCTGGAAGATGAAAAGAAAAAGGCCGCTGGCCTCAAGCAGATCGAAATTTCTTCCCGCGCCAAGGGCGACCTCATCATGATGGGCATTGGCGGCTTTTCGCCTCTGAACGGTTTCATGAACAAGGCCGACTGGAAGAGCGTGTGCGAAAAAATGACCCTCACCGACGGCACCTTCTGGCCCGTGCCCGTAACCCTTGACGTCTCCGCTGCCGAAGCCAAGAGCATCAAGGCCGGTGAAGAAGTGGCCCTGGTCCGCAAGGGCGAAGTCATGGCCACCATGAAGGTCGAAGAAATCTATGAAATGACCGAAGCCGACAAAAAGATGGAGTGCGAGCTGGTCTTCAAGGGCGAAGGCCCTGACTCTGAAAAATTCTGGGAAGTGGCCCCCGAAGACCATCCCGGCGTGAAAATGGTTCTGGCCCAGAAAGAATACAATATCGCCGGTCCCGTCAAAGTGCTCTCGCAGGGCGAATTCCCCGAGAAATTCCCCGGCGTGTACATGACCCCCGCCCAGCTGCGCGCCAAGATGGACGAACGCGGCTGGCAGAAGGTTGCCGCCCTGCAGCTGCGCAACCCCATGCACCGCTCGCATGAATACCTTGCCAAAATCGGCGTGGAAGTGTGCGATGGTGTTGTCATCCACTCCCTGGTCGGCTCCCTGAAGCCCGGCGACATCCCGGCCGAAGTGCGCGTGAAGTGCATCGACACCCTGGTGGACAAGTACTTTGTGAAAGACTTTGTCATCCAGGCCGGTTACCCCCTGGACATGCGCTATGCCGGCCCGCGTGAAGCCCTGCTGCACGCCACCTTCCGTCAGAACTACGGCATCAACAACCTGCTGGTGGGTCGCGACCACGCCGGTGTGGGCGACTTCTACGGCATGTTTGAAGCCCAGGAGATCTTCCGCAAGATGCCCACCCCCGCAGATTCCGGCAAGCGCCTGCTCTGCGAACCCCTGAACATTGACTGGACCTTCTACTGCAAGAAGTGCGACGGCATGGCCAGCATGCGCACCTGCCCGCACGGCAAGGAAGACCGCGTCATCCTGTCCGGCACCAAGCTGCGCAAGATGCTTTCTGAAGGCGCGGATGTACCGGATCACTTTGGCCGCGATGAAGTGCTCGCCATCCTGCGCGAATACTACTCCGGTCTTACCGAAAAAGTCGAAGTCAAGATGCAGCGTGCCGCCTCTGGTTCCACCATGTAG
- a CDS encoding biotin attachment protein: MINISSLLDEIKASPYREIVIRTPHTGRVTFAGLKQGDQALGPQGQWKEKPGTLIATLEREHNPKPICAPEKGEVSVIHSELEGQFVEAGAPLAVLRHMLTKDEVQSIILKKTLHLFRAPERAKYYFTPEVDKKIRASDAQSVAVRDGMELLIMSRMKREVPLCYTGPDGVIYAVYFKINDNMDAGAPLLGVCPKDQLPAIQDVIMRVQTEWTEKE; this comes from the coding sequence ATGATCAACATATCTTCACTGCTGGACGAAATAAAGGCTTCGCCCTACCGCGAAATAGTCATCCGTACGCCCCATACGGGCCGCGTCACCTTTGCGGGACTCAAGCAGGGCGATCAGGCCCTGGGGCCGCAGGGCCAGTGGAAAGAAAAGCCCGGAACGCTCATTGCCACGCTGGAGCGCGAGCACAATCCCAAGCCCATCTGCGCGCCTGAAAAAGGCGAGGTGAGCGTGATACACAGCGAACTTGAGGGCCAGTTTGTAGAGGCGGGCGCGCCCCTTGCCGTGCTGCGCCATATGCTGACCAAGGATGAGGTACAAAGCATCATCCTGAAAAAAACCCTGCACCTCTTCCGTGCGCCCGAACGCGCCAAATACTATTTTACGCCTGAAGTGGACAAAAAGATCCGCGCCTCCGACGCCCAGTCCGTGGCTGTACGGGACGGTATGGAACTGCTCATCATGTCGCGCATGAAACGCGAGGTTCCCCTCTGCTATACGGGACCCGACGGCGTGATTTACGCAGTCTACTTCAAGATCAACGACAATATGGATGCGGGCGCGCCGCTTTTGGGCGTATGCCCCAAGGACCAGTTGCCGGCCATCCAGGACGTGATCATGCGTGTACAGACCGAATGGACCGAAAAGGAATAG
- a CDS encoding acetyl-CoA carboxylase, with the protein MDNNIEKRIQSLRDRLSYMVDIFAGKHKDNAQLLEEKLTSFAARARAGEIEDPYAELATVEDLFCYVERRLEGNITPMDKVRIVRHPQRICLRDILENVYDNFTEVGGQDEHSLDPSMLIARAVITRRRGKKTYTQSVMVIGQEKGHGAEFRNGGSVKPWGNAKAQQYMRVAETEGIPVHAYIFTPGSYPIEDYPGAAQQIARNIYSMAGLRVPVIAVISEGGSGGAEAIGLADKRLMLSHGYYSVISPEGAAAIEGRLKSGQRAAPELIEHCAQNLKITAQDNIKFGYIDRIVQEPPLGARPWHFDFFRTLRQEVIRATDEVVVSTRVMPILKGFTLSRLRRPDANLDEMHTRWGLSSKAKDRLRERRQQKFLRLSRQAARDRRPFITKMAGAAWDWISKPWVSFKYDFYRKHQRRIRTFMEEMGNEWDVFKGRLLAPWHKLTHKLPGKQDNKARELMALSTWADDSRRLKWNYISPRYKADRTVTCPNSASYGCLDLWGPDLFAEFAGVCSHCGYHFPMEPEWYVKNVFDAGSVFEFNSEIEAGNPLDFPDFNDRVAAAQKKTGAKSGCMTFEARIDNTKMVVAMLMGTFRGGSVGAAEGYKFVEAAQRAEKKRYPFLAYVHGTAGIRIQEGTHGVIQMPRCTVAVRRYIESGGLYMVLYDTNSFAGPVASFLGCSPYQFAVRSSNIGFAGPGVIKETTGMDIPPKYHRSYRALSRGHIQGIWDRRQVRANLKQALLTIGGRNLYYR; encoded by the coding sequence ATGGACAATAATATAGAGAAACGAATCCAGAGTCTGCGCGACAGGCTCAGTTATATGGTGGACATTTTTGCCGGCAAGCACAAAGACAATGCGCAACTGCTGGAAGAAAAGCTCACCTCTTTCGCGGCACGCGCCCGTGCGGGGGAAATTGAAGACCCCTATGCGGAGCTGGCCACGGTTGAAGACCTGTTCTGCTATGTGGAGCGCCGCCTTGAAGGCAACATTACTCCCATGGACAAGGTGCGCATCGTGCGCCACCCGCAGCGCATCTGTCTGCGGGACATCCTGGAAAACGTCTACGACAACTTCACCGAAGTCGGGGGACAGGACGAGCACAGCCTGGACCCCAGCATGCTCATAGCCCGCGCCGTCATTACCCGGCGCAGGGGCAAGAAGACCTATACCCAGTCCGTCATGGTTATCGGGCAGGAAAAAGGCCACGGGGCGGAGTTCCGCAACGGCGGCTCGGTCAAGCCCTGGGGCAACGCCAAGGCGCAGCAGTATATGCGCGTTGCGGAAACCGAGGGCATTCCCGTACATGCCTATATCTTCACGCCCGGCTCGTATCCCATTGAGGACTACCCCGGCGCGGCCCAGCAGATCGCGCGCAATATCTACAGCATGGCCGGTCTGCGCGTACCCGTTATCGCCGTCATTTCCGAAGGCGGTTCCGGCGGGGCCGAGGCCATAGGCCTGGCGGATAAAAGGCTGATGCTTTCGCATGGCTACTATTCGGTCATTTCACCCGAAGGGGCCGCAGCCATTGAAGGCCGCCTCAAGTCCGGGCAGCGTGCTGCCCCCGAACTGATCGAGCACTGCGCCCAGAACCTCAAGATCACCGCGCAGGACAACATCAAGTTCGGCTATATCGATCGCATCGTGCAGGAGCCGCCACTGGGCGCGCGCCCCTGGCACTTCGACTTTTTCCGCACCTTGCGGCAAGAAGTCATACGCGCCACAGACGAAGTAGTGGTTTCCACCCGCGTGATGCCCATCCTCAAGGGCTTCACGCTTTCACGCCTGCGCAGGCCCGATGCCAACCTGGATGAAATGCATACCCGCTGGGGGCTTTCTTCCAAGGCCAAAGACCGCCTGCGCGAACGCCGCCAGCAGAAGTTTCTGCGGCTTTCCCGTCAGGCGGCGCGTGACCGCAGGCCCTTCATCACCAAGATGGCGGGCGCAGCCTGGGACTGGATATCCAAGCCCTGGGTCAGCTTCAAATACGACTTCTATCGCAAGCATCAACGCCGCATCCGTACCTTTATGGAAGAAATGGGCAACGAGTGGGATGTGTTCAAGGGCCGCCTGCTGGCTCCCTGGCACAAGCTTACCCATAAACTGCCCGGCAAGCAGGACAACAAGGCCAGGGAACTCATGGCCCTTTCCACCTGGGCAGACGATTCGCGCCGCCTCAAGTGGAACTACATATCCCCGCGCTACAAGGCCGACCGTACGGTTACCTGCCCCAACAGCGCCTCTTACGGCTGCCTGGACCTCTGGGGACCGGACCTTTTCGCCGAATTCGCGGGCGTGTGCAGCCATTGCGGCTACCACTTCCCCATGGAGCCGGAATGGTATGTAAAAAACGTCTTTGACGCCGGTTCGGTCTTTGAGTTCAACAGCGAAATCGAAGCGGGCAATCCGCTGGACTTCCCCGACTTCAACGACCGCGTCGCCGCTGCCCAGAAAAAAACCGGGGCCAAAAGCGGCTGCATGACCTTCGAGGCCCGTATCGACAATACCAAGATGGTGGTAGCCATGCTTATGGGTACCTTCCGCGGCGGCTCCGTGGGCGCGGCCGAAGGCTACAAGTTTGTGGAAGCCGCCCAGCGCGCCGAGAAAAAACGCTATCCCTTCCTGGCATACGTACACGGCACGGCGGGCATACGCATTCAGGAAGGCACACACGGTGTCATCCAGATGCCGCGCTGCACAGTGGCTGTGCGCCGCTATATCGAATCCGGCGGCCTGTACATGGTGCTGTACGACACCAACTCCTTTGCCGGGCCAGTCGCCAGCTTTCTTGGCTGCTCGCCCTACCAGTTCGCCGTGCGTTCATCCAACATCGGCTTTGCCGGGCCGGGCGTTATCAAGGAAACCACGGGGATGGACATCCCGCCGAAGTACCACCGCTCGTACCGCGCCCTGTCACGCGGGCACATCCAGGGCATATGGGACAGAAGGCAGGTGCGCGCCAACCTCAAGCAGGCGCTGCTCACCATCGGCGGCAGAAACCTTTATTACCGGTAG
- a CDS encoding biotin carboxylase N-terminal domain-containing protein, whose translation MRETGLDNAQETIPLHKHKILVANRGEIAMRIMRACRKLGVAFTAIFTAEDAASGHVRLAREEGGEKSLFRVSSYHDANELMSVADEAGCTAVHPGYGFFAEDFRFARRVTKRDRKLVFIGPSWKIIRELGDKINTKRLARSLGVPTVPGSDRPIYDEMEAERIAKSIFEFQAQQGITRPLVLVKASAGGGGMGIEEVYDPDQFRSVYRRIRNYALRQFKDEGVLIEQRITDFNHLEVQVVSDRTGINPVHFGTRNCSIQSTGLQKRIEVAPGFVPEEIKYTFDAGKVLKDIVHYSLTMARKVGYDNVGTWEWIVTRKGEPFLMEVNTRIQVENGVSARISKVKGQGDVDIIAEQIRIGLGDPLGYAQDDITFDGVGIEYRLIAEDPDSNFTPWVGRIERFQWKEQPWLTMLTHVPTQEPYEIPTEFDPNLALAIIWGKDLEEAKARGLEFLHDLRLEGHNGAGDTLKSNVNFLAANTERILRF comes from the coding sequence ATGAGGGAGACAGGCTTGGACAACGCTCAGGAAACCATTCCCCTGCACAAGCACAAAATTCTGGTAGCCAATCGCGGCGAAATAGCCATGCGCATCATGCGGGCCTGCCGCAAGCTGGGTGTGGCTTTTACCGCCATATTCACCGCCGAGGATGCGGCTTCGGGCCATGTACGCCTTGCGCGCGAAGAAGGTGGAGAAAAAAGCCTTTTTCGCGTTTCTTCCTACCACGACGCCAACGAGCTTATGTCTGTGGCTGACGAGGCAGGCTGCACCGCCGTGCATCCCGGCTACGGTTTTTTTGCCGAAGACTTCCGTTTTGCCCGCCGTGTGACCAAGCGCGATCGCAAACTCGTCTTTATCGGCCCTTCGTGGAAGATCATCCGTGAACTGGGCGACAAGATCAACACCAAGCGCCTGGCGCGCAGCCTTGGCGTGCCCACGGTTCCCGGCTCTGACCGGCCCATCTATGACGAGATGGAGGCAGAACGCATCGCCAAAAGCATCTTTGAATTTCAAGCCCAGCAAGGCATCACCCGCCCGCTGGTGCTGGTCAAGGCTTCGGCAGGCGGCGGCGGCATGGGCATCGAGGAAGTATACGACCCGGACCAGTTCCGCTCCGTCTACCGCCGCATCCGCAACTATGCCCTGCGCCAGTTCAAAGACGAAGGCGTACTCATCGAGCAGCGCATTACGGACTTTAACCACCTTGAAGTTCAGGTCGTTTCCGACCGCACAGGAATTAATCCCGTGCATTTCGGCACGCGTAACTGCTCCATCCAGTCCACAGGGCTGCAAAAGCGCATCGAGGTGGCCCCCGGCTTTGTTCCGGAAGAAATCAAGTACACCTTTGACGCCGGCAAGGTGCTCAAGGATATTGTCCATTACTCCCTGACCATGGCCCGCAAGGTCGGCTACGACAACGTGGGCACATGGGAATGGATCGTTACCCGCAAGGGCGAACCTTTCCTTATGGAAGTGAATACCCGCATCCAGGTGGAAAACGGCGTTTCGGCCCGCATTTCCAAGGTCAAGGGGCAGGGCGATGTGGACATCATTGCCGAACAGATACGTATCGGCCTTGGCGATCCCCTGGGCTATGCCCAGGACGACATCACTTTTGACGGCGTGGGCATCGAATACCGGCTCATCGCCGAAGACCCGGACAGCAACTTTACCCCCTGGGTAGGGCGCATTGAGCGCTTCCAGTGGAAAGAACAGCCGTGGCTGACCATGCTCACCCACGTTCCCACCCAGGAACCATACGAAATCCCGACCGAATTTGATCCAAACCTGGCTCTTGCCATCATATGGGGCAAAGACCTTGAAGAAGCCAAGGCCCGTGGTCTTGAATTTTTGCACGATCTGCGCCTTGAGGGGCATAACGGCGCAGGAGACACCCTAAAATCCAACGTAAACTTTTTAGCGGCCAATACGGAACGGATTCTCCGTTTCTGA
- a CDS encoding DUF1847 domain-containing protein has translation MGTPQFPTCATCPFKREDRLCVKAGGKHPANCPTAMRHDLGDAALGCYKDDILRMARESAIVEYNCYTTLPDGTRIPCHPRILEIMEYAMAMGYKRLGLLFCIGLREDAKASADIFEAHGFEVVSVICKVGNVSKSTLGIDAGHLHNPAKPETMCNPVLQAKIMNDAKVELNILLGLCVAHDTLAMRYLEAPTTVLAVKDRMLGNNPLAALHSSYSNYLKKPV, from the coding sequence ATGGGGACCCCCCAGTTTCCCACATGCGCTACCTGCCCCTTCAAGCGCGAAGACCGCCTGTGCGTCAAAGCCGGCGGCAAGCACCCTGCCAACTGCCCCACTGCCATGCGGCACGACCTGGGCGATGCGGCGCTGGGCTGTTACAAGGATGACATATTGCGCATGGCGCGCGAATCGGCCATTGTGGAATATAACTGTTACACGACGCTGCCCGACGGCACGCGCATTCCCTGCCACCCGCGCATTCTTGAAATTATGGAATACGCCATGGCCATGGGATACAAACGTCTCGGACTTCTGTTCTGCATCGGCCTGCGTGAAGACGCCAAGGCCTCTGCCGACATTTTCGAGGCTCACGGTTTTGAAGTGGTTTCGGTTATCTGCAAGGTCGGCAATGTATCCAAGAGCACTCTTGGCATTGACGCCGGGCACCTGCACAATCCCGCCAAGCCGGAGACCATGTGCAACCCGGTGCTGCAAGCCAAGATCATGAACGACGCCAAGGTGGAACTCAATATTCTGCTGGGCCTGTGTGTGGCGCACGATACCCTCGCCATGCGCTATCTTGAGGCCCCCACGACCGTTCTGGCCGTCAAGGACCGCATGCTCGGCAACAATCCGCTGGCCGCCCTGCACTCATCCTACTCCAATTACCTCAAAAAACCCGTTTAG